The proteins below are encoded in one region of Bacteroidales bacterium:
- a CDS encoding insulinase family protein encodes MKRMRLKLIIICFVLGLISRLSAQNDLNFKINQFKLDNGLTVILSEDHNQPTVYGVVVTKAGSKNDPPDATGMAHYMEHMLFKGTEELGTIDWSKEKPYIDKIISLYEELGKTTDAEKRKEIQKKINEASVEANKYAIPNELDKVLKQIGSTDVNANTSFDRTVFHNAFPSNEIERWIEIYSHRFMRPVFRSFQSELETVYEEKNLYSDMFQFNLFEEFNKVFFKNHPYGQQPLIGTIEHLKNPSLNKMYEFFNTYYVPNNMALVLVGDFETEKVLPIIKEKFGVWKAKELPQPKIWEEKPFNGREFIEKKLSPIKLEMLGFRAPKSGDKDEIAMEICASMLSNSSQTGLLDKLTIEHKLLAAMSFYESYNDYGQFIIFAVPKIIGQKLEDAEKLILEQLENLRKGNFSDELLQAIKLEKYIDFSQQLESNEGKAMLLAEMMGQNIDINEIYTILDKIKQITKQDVINVAQKYLNGNYLAFYSRMGSMKKEKLEKPGFKPVVSNTNATSTFAQKIEEMPTLPIKEKFIDFRNDVQFNRIKKGINIYRVENPYNNIFTLKIKYGMGEYYHPLLKYACQLANLSGTTNKTVSDFKFELAKLGCNLNILSDRSYTTIEMSGIEDNLKQAVLLLNDFVQSIKADANKLENILQGEKSNRKIEMSEPEQIAQALFQWVEFGRKSTFIDRPTMSELKKVGVDSLIKVFKLATTFECDVHYIGKKSLEEVISILKNNISWTPNPKASLAPADVNINQYSENTVYFINDPKAIQSKIYFFMNQKPFYNDFEPYIDAFNAYFSGDFSGLVLQEIREYRSMAYSAGARFTIPSKSGKESVFMGYIGTQSDKTIEAIQVFDSLVRFMPQKTDRWSFLINYLVKSSLSDRPFFRSLSETVVRWKLLGYQHDPNQEKIPVYYDMKFDEMYRFYKENIQNKPMVIVIVGDEKRIDMKKLTQFGKINKLKKKDVFRN; translated from the coding sequence ATGAAACGCATGCGTTTAAAATTGATTATTATTTGCTTTGTTTTAGGGTTAATAAGTCGTTTATCGGCACAAAATGACCTAAATTTTAAAATTAATCAATTTAAGCTTGATAATGGTTTAACGGTGATTTTAAGCGAAGACCATAACCAACCAACTGTTTATGGGGTTGTGGTAACGAAAGCGGGTTCCAAAAACGATCCACCCGATGCTACAGGCATGGCTCATTATATGGAACACATGTTGTTTAAGGGAACAGAAGAATTGGGTACTATCGACTGGTCAAAAGAAAAACCATATATTGATAAAATAATTTCGCTTTATGAAGAATTAGGAAAAACAACGGATGCAGAAAAACGTAAAGAAATTCAGAAAAAAATAAACGAAGCATCGGTTGAGGCTAATAAATATGCTATTCCAAATGAATTAGACAAAGTTTTAAAACAAATTGGTTCTACGGATGTTAACGCTAATACTTCATTTGATCGAACTGTATTTCATAATGCGTTCCCATCTAATGAAATAGAACGTTGGATTGAGATATACAGTCATCGATTTATGAGGCCTGTTTTTAGAAGCTTTCAGTCTGAATTGGAAACAGTTTACGAAGAAAAGAATCTTTATTCCGACATGTTTCAATTCAATTTATTTGAGGAATTTAATAAAGTATTTTTTAAAAATCACCCTTATGGTCAGCAACCTCTTATTGGAACTATAGAGCATTTAAAGAATCCTTCATTAAACAAAATGTATGAATTTTTCAATACTTATTACGTTCCTAATAACATGGCATTGGTTTTAGTGGGCGATTTTGAAACCGAAAAAGTGTTACCCATTATAAAAGAAAAATTTGGAGTTTGGAAAGCAAAAGAATTACCTCAACCAAAAATTTGGGAAGAAAAACCTTTTAATGGACGTGAATTTATAGAAAAAAAATTAAGCCCCATAAAACTAGAAATGTTAGGTTTTCGTGCTCCCAAAAGTGGCGATAAAGACGAAATTGCGATGGAAATATGTGCTTCTATGCTCTCTAATTCAAGCCAAACAGGGTTGTTAGATAAATTAACCATTGAACATAAGCTCTTAGCGGCAATGTCATTTTATGAAAGCTATAACGATTATGGTCAATTTATTATTTTTGCCGTTCCAAAAATAATTGGACAAAAACTTGAGGATGCCGAAAAGCTTATACTCGAACAGTTAGAAAATCTTCGTAAAGGTAATTTTAGCGACGAACTATTACAAGCTATTAAACTTGAAAAATATATAGATTTTTCACAACAATTAGAAAGCAATGAAGGCAAAGCCATGTTATTAGCCGAAATGATGGGTCAAAATATTGATATTAACGAAATATATACGATCCTTGATAAGATTAAGCAAATTACCAAACAAGATGTTATAAATGTTGCCCAAAAATATTTAAACGGCAATTACCTCGCTTTCTATTCGCGTATGGGGTCAATGAAAAAAGAAAAATTAGAAAAACCAGGGTTTAAACCGGTAGTATCAAATACCAATGCTACTTCAACTTTTGCCCAAAAAATAGAAGAAATGCCAACATTACCCATAAAAGAAAAATTTATTGATTTTCGAAACGATGTGCAATTTAATCGTATCAAGAAGGGTATCAATATTTACAGAGTCGAAAACCCATACAACAATATTTTTACTTTGAAAATAAAATATGGCATGGGTGAATACTATCATCCATTATTAAAATATGCTTGTCAATTAGCAAATTTATCTGGAACAACGAACAAAACCGTTAGTGATTTTAAATTTGAACTTGCTAAATTGGGATGTAATTTAAATATTTTAAGCGATAGAAGTTATACCACTATTGAAATGTCTGGAATTGAAGATAACTTAAAACAAGCAGTATTATTGTTGAATGATTTTGTACAATCCATTAAAGCTGATGCAAATAAGCTCGAAAATATACTCCAGGGCGAAAAATCGAATCGTAAAATTGAAATGTCCGAACCCGAACAAATTGCACAAGCCTTGTTTCAATGGGTTGAATTTGGGCGAAAATCAACTTTTATTGATAGACCAACTATGAGCGAACTAAAAAAAGTTGGCGTCGATTCGTTAATAAAAGTATTTAAATTGGCTACCACTTTCGAATGCGATGTACATTATATTGGCAAAAAATCGCTCGAAGAAGTTATTTCTATATTAAAAAATAATATAAGTTGGACTCCAAATCCTAAAGCAAGTTTAGCTCCTGCCGATGTTAACATAAATCAATATAGCGAAAACACTGTTTATTTTATTAACGATCCCAAAGCTATTCAAAGCAAAATTTATTTCTTTATGAATCAAAAACCTTTTTACAACGATTTTGAACCTTATATAGACGCTTTCAATGCATATTTTAGTGGCGATTTTAGTGGTTTGGTTTTGCAAGAAATTCGTGAGTATCGGTCTATGGCATATTCTGCTGGTGCTCGTTTCACCATTCCGTCAAAATCGGGAAAAGAAAGTGTTTTTATGGGTTATATTGGTACACAATCAGATAAAACGATTGAGGCAATTCAAGTTTTTGACTCTTTGGTGCGTTTTATGCCTCAAAAAACTGATAGATGGTCGTTTTTAATCAATTATTTAGTTAAATCATCGTTAAGCGATCGACCTTTTTTCCGTAGTTTAAGCGAAACCGTTGTACGATGGAAATTATTGGGCTATCAGCACGATCCCAATCAAGAAAAAATACCTGTGTATTACGATATGAAATTTGATGAAATGTATCGTTTTTACAAAGAAAATATTCAAAATAAACCGATGGTAATTGTTATTGTGGGCGATGAAAAACGTATTGATATGAAAAAATTAACCCAATTTGGAAAAATTAACAAACTCAAAAAGAAAGATGTATTTAGAAATTAA
- a CDS encoding FKBP-type peptidyl-prolyl cis-trans isomerase — protein sequence MNIDKNKVVELSFQLHLSGYDGELIQEFAKEEPFKFIFGVGQLLESFEKKLSGLSEGQAFKFMIPVNEAYGEVDEEAIIDFPPSALNIDKDYLYVGSVLPFKDEEGNEMEGTIVEINDNAISIDFNHPLAGEDLYFEGKIEKVREATPEELAHGHVH from the coding sequence ATGAATATTGACAAAAACAAAGTAGTAGAATTATCGTTTCAGCTACATTTAAGTGGTTACGATGGTGAACTTATTCAAGAGTTTGCTAAAGAAGAACCTTTTAAATTTATTTTTGGCGTTGGTCAACTTTTGGAAAGCTTTGAAAAAAAATTAAGTGGACTTTCTGAAGGTCAAGCATTTAAGTTTATGATCCCTGTTAATGAAGCATATGGCGAAGTTGACGAAGAGGCAATTATCGATTTTCCTCCTTCTGCCTTAAATATTGATAAAGATTATTTATATGTTGGTTCTGTTCTTCCTTTTAAAGACGAAGAGGGTAACGAAATGGAAGGTACTATTGTTGAAATCAATGATAATGCTATTAGTATCGATTTTAATCATCCTTTAGCCGGCGAAGATCTTTATTTTGAAGGAAAAATAGAAAAAGTTCGCGAGGCAACTCCCGAAGAGCTTGCTCATGGACATGTGCATTAA